In one Candidatus Peribacter riflensis genomic region, the following are encoded:
- a CDS encoding Metal dependent phosphohydrolase, which yields MSPPMTTLLQHSTYGHLLPEAHGLLAAHADKTKAHLIATGAVMETLAKNYDGDSETWKVAGMLHDLDWDTLAKDAEEHCGKTLEELLAPIKAPAELLADIRAHYAEKYGAEHPLDSMLRKCLYCADELTGFIIAVALVRPSKKLADVEVKSVLKKFKEKSFAAQVNREQIRKCEELLGISLSDFIGLTLEAMKGVAHEIGL from the coding sequence ATGAGCCCTCCCATGACAACACTTCTTCAACATTCCACCTACGGGCACCTTCTGCCCGAAGCGCACGGGCTCCTCGCCGCGCACGCCGACAAGACGAAGGCACACCTCATTGCCACGGGTGCAGTGATGGAGACGCTGGCAAAGAACTATGACGGTGACAGCGAGACGTGGAAGGTGGCCGGCATGCTGCATGACCTGGATTGGGACACATTGGCAAAGGATGCAGAGGAACACTGCGGCAAGACACTTGAGGAATTACTCGCGCCCATCAAGGCTCCGGCTGAACTGCTGGCCGACATCCGCGCGCACTACGCCGAGAAGTACGGAGCCGAGCATCCGCTCGATTCGATGCTGCGCAAGTGCCTGTACTGCGCCGATGAGCTCACGGGCTTCATCATCGCCGTCGCGCTCGTGCGACCGTCGAAGAAGCTGGCAGATGTGGAGGTGAAGAGCGTTCTCAAGAAATTTAAAGAGAAGAGCTTCGCGGCGCAGGTGAACCGCGAGCAGATCAGGAAATGCGAGGAATTACTTGGCATCTCTCTGTCCGATTTTATCGGACTGACACTCGAGGCCATGAAAGGCGTTGCCCATGAAATCGGGCTGTAG
- a CDS encoding lysyl-tRNA synthetase, which translates to MQWVDSIVGEIEQRFAAEIKAGKPLILRDEKTLSGRVHVGSLRGIVIHGVLAQVLKEKGVACDFLFELNDFDPMDELPATLTNREEFRQYMGQPLFTVPSPDPKKAPNYPLVFGNELQEVVKGLQIPITYYPLAPLYKEGKFNEVIRDALDHATEIRTIYRAVSGSLKPEDWYPLQVICEQCGKVGTTQVTGWDGKLVTYACKPDLVKWAKGCGHSGTVSPFDGHAKLPWKVEWPAKWKVMNVKIEGAGKDHSAAGGSRDIGRRICEEIFHYPEPLNIPYEFFNIAGKKMSASKGLGASAKEVSDLLPPKILKLLMIRKQPNQPIDFDPEGVTIPQLFDEHDRLADYAFGRQEKPEPDFARTFTLTQTDFPKKPADLWHMRFTLVAFIVQMPHLALPEEAEKAKGSALTEAEKSNLQERADYAKRWLKALAPAQFRFTFVQDADFAPEELPALSAAQKQAFTMIHRQLKETPWTGEEVHKVLHAVKTELNMPPKEIFAPLYQLFFKRDDGPQMGWLLSTLPKEEVLKRIGLYS; encoded by the coding sequence ATGCAGTGGGTCGATTCCATCGTCGGGGAGATCGAACAGCGCTTCGCGGCGGAAATCAAAGCAGGCAAGCCGCTGATCCTCAGAGATGAGAAGACGCTTTCGGGCCGCGTGCACGTGGGCTCGCTGCGGGGCATCGTCATCCATGGCGTGCTCGCACAGGTTCTGAAGGAAAAAGGGGTTGCGTGCGACTTCCTCTTCGAGCTCAACGACTTCGACCCGATGGATGAACTGCCGGCGACACTGACGAATCGCGAGGAATTCCGCCAGTACATGGGCCAGCCGCTCTTCACGGTCCCTTCGCCTGATCCGAAGAAAGCGCCGAATTACCCGCTGGTCTTCGGCAACGAACTGCAGGAAGTAGTGAAGGGGCTCCAAATTCCGATTACGTACTACCCGCTCGCTCCTCTCTATAAGGAAGGGAAGTTCAATGAGGTCATCCGCGATGCATTGGATCACGCAACTGAGATTCGGACGATCTACCGCGCAGTGAGCGGGAGTCTGAAGCCGGAAGACTGGTATCCGCTCCAGGTGATCTGCGAGCAGTGCGGCAAGGTCGGAACGACGCAGGTAACCGGCTGGGACGGGAAACTCGTCACCTACGCCTGCAAGCCGGATCTGGTGAAATGGGCCAAAGGATGCGGCCACAGCGGAACCGTGAGCCCGTTTGACGGTCATGCCAAGCTTCCGTGGAAGGTGGAATGGCCGGCCAAGTGGAAGGTGATGAACGTGAAAATCGAAGGAGCGGGTAAGGATCATTCCGCCGCCGGAGGTTCGCGCGATATCGGCCGGCGCATCTGCGAGGAAATTTTCCACTACCCCGAGCCGCTCAATATCCCCTACGAATTCTTCAACATCGCCGGCAAGAAGATGAGCGCAAGCAAGGGGCTCGGCGCTTCGGCCAAGGAAGTGTCAGATCTGCTTCCTCCAAAAATCCTGAAGCTCCTGATGATTCGCAAACAGCCCAACCAGCCGATCGATTTCGACCCGGAGGGCGTGACGATTCCGCAGCTCTTCGATGAGCATGACCGTCTGGCGGATTACGCTTTCGGCAGGCAGGAAAAACCGGAACCTGACTTCGCCCGCACGTTCACCCTCACACAAACGGATTTCCCGAAGAAACCTGCAGATCTCTGGCACATGCGCTTCACGCTCGTGGCCTTCATCGTGCAAATGCCGCACTTAGCCCTGCCGGAAGAAGCGGAAAAGGCAAAGGGTTCAGCCCTGACAGAAGCCGAAAAGTCGAACCTTCAGGAACGCGCGGATTACGCGAAACGCTGGCTGAAAGCCCTCGCGCCCGCCCAGTTTCGATTCACCTTCGTTCAGGACGCAGACTTTGCCCCCGAGGAGCTCCCTGCCCTTTCCGCAGCACAGAAGCAGGCTTTTACGATGATCCATCGGCAATTGAAAGAGACCCCCTGGACAGGCGAGGAAGTGCACAAGGTGCTGCATGCGGTAAAGACGGAATTGAACATGCCGCCGAAGGAAATTTTCGCCCCGCTCTACCAGCTCTTCTTCAAGAGAGATGACGGCCCGCAGATGGGCTGGCTGCTCTCGACCTTGCCGAAGGAGGAAGTGTTGAAGCGCATTGGGCTCTATTCTTGA